A region from the Geobacter benzoatilyticus genome encodes:
- a CDS encoding menaquinol oxidoreductase: MADNHDRSPMKRDQQPPAQPDAAGTMPDRDAVRLETIQRVNKLRRKANRGLWAMALFIAVSIVALGDFSILPSLPASIRSTLGKPPSAIMISGALVLYTFSAIILILSRMMAGKEEYSGFAHVGYLTAFYGFYHFSRALNENYWAVFVAGITILGLESYHIWNFCNEAIRREQEVLDTIERFRKS; encoded by the coding sequence ATGGCAGACAACCACGACAGATCACCCATGAAGCGTGACCAGCAACCGCCCGCCCAGCCTGATGCAGCCGGCACTATGCCCGACCGGGATGCCGTGCGCCTTGAAACCATTCAACGGGTCAACAAGCTCCGGCGCAAGGCGAACCGCGGGCTATGGGCCATGGCTCTCTTTATTGCAGTAAGTATCGTGGCACTGGGAGATTTCAGCATTCTCCCCTCGCTCCCGGCATCAATCCGCTCGACTCTCGGAAAGCCACCCTCCGCCATAATGATCAGCGGCGCGCTTGTTCTGTACACCTTCTCAGCCATCATCCTCATCCTTTCGCGCATGATGGCAGGCAAGGAGGAATACAGCGGTTTTGCCCATGTGGGCTACCTCACGGCCTTCTACGGTTTTTACCATTTCTCCAGGGCCCTGAACGAAAATTACTGGGCGGTCTTCGTGGCAGGAATAACCATCCTGGGGCTCGAAAGCTATCACATCTGGAACTTCTGCAACGAAGCAATCCGCCGCGAGCAGGAGGTTCTCGACACCATCGAGCGGTTCAGGAAATCATGA
- the thiS gene encoding sulfur carrier protein ThiS, with product MEIIVNGETRAATPVSIMELLRSLDIDPRRVAVELNQDILPKGEYESTILNAGDRIEIVHFVGGG from the coding sequence ATGGAAATCATCGTCAATGGCGAAACACGCGCCGCCACGCCCGTGTCAATCATGGAACTGCTCCGCTCCCTCGACATCGATCCCCGCCGGGTAGCCGTCGAACTGAACCAGGACATCCTGCCCAAAGGGGAATATGAATCCACCATCCTCAACGCCGGAGACCGGATCGAAATCGTCCACTTCGTGGGCGGGGGATAA